The Hydra vulgaris chromosome 05, alternate assembly HydraT2T_AEP genome includes the window aaaaaacaaataatgttgcTATACCAAGTGAAACAATGAAAGTAGctgttaataaagttttagaagGAACACAACTGAATGTTGTAGCACGTCAGTTTAACATAGATAGAATgactttaaaaagatattgtcgTAAATAGAGGCTTAATCCAAATGAAGCTTTCAAGCCTAACTACAACAATAGACAAGTTTTTACAGCagaagatgaaaaaagtttatcaagttATTTACTAATTGCATCAAAAATGAACTATGGCCTTTCAACTAGGTCAACGCGATTATTGGCATAtgaatttgctttaaaaaacaataagataTGCCCATCATCAtggatcaaaaataaaattgcaggCATTGATTGGTTGCAAGGTTTTATGAAAAGACAACCAGAGTTGTCTCTACGAACACCTGAAGCAACGAGCTTCGCTCGATCACTAGCTTTTAACAAACACACTGTAAGagagttttttcaaaatcttaaaACGGTAAGAAATCGATATAAATATAATCCTAACtgtatatataatgttgatgaaactggTTTAACAACCGTTCAAAAGCCGGTAAAGGTTTTAACTGGTAGAGGAAGCAAACAAGTTGGAAGAATCACATCTGCAGAACGAGGAACATTGGTAACTGCATGTTGTGCCTCTAATGCTATTGGAAATTCCATTCctccattatttatttttcctagGGTAAAGTTTCATGATTACATGATTAAATAAGGACCTCCTCGATGTGTGGGATTTGCAAATCCTTCTGGTTGGATGAACTCAGAAATTTTCATAGAATGgattaaacattttgttaaatattcaaACTGTTCTCAGGAATCTCCAGTTTTGTTACTTCTCGACAGTCATGAAAGTCATATTTCTGTTAAAGGCTTGGAGCTTGCAATTCAACACGGAATTACAATGATAAGTTTTCCTCCCCATTGCAGCCATAAATTGCAGCCATTAGATAGAACTGTTTTTGGACCattgaaaaggttttacaaTTCTGCATGTGATAATTGGATGGTTTCACACCCAAGACCAATGACCATTTATGATATTGTTTCAATAGTTCGAGAACCGTATACAAAAGCTTTCTCACCATCTAATATACAGACAGGATTTAGAGTAGCTGGCATTGAGCCATTCAATTCTGAAATTTTCAAAGATGACGAATATTTACCATCATCAATTACAGATAGAGCTGCTCCAGATACAGTTACTATCACTCCTGTCAACAACATGGAATCTGAAACGATACCAGCACATGTTAATCACATAGAGTCTGAAATAACTATAGTAAATATTGaaacaagtattttaaacaaagtgtCAACAAGTGTTGCTTCTATAATCTCACCTGAGGTTTTAAAACCTTACCCAAAAGCATCtgccagaaaaaaaaatgttaaaagtaggCAGTTAAAAACAAGGATCTTGACTGATACTTCTGTCAGAAATGAAATTCGTTTgtcaaaagaaaagaaaattttgaagcaaaccaaaaatcaacaaaaagtcTCCACAAAAGATAAGAAAGAAACTAAGAATTACTTGCCtaggaataaaaaacaatgtaaaccAAAAGCTGCTTCACAACTTGACTTTCACAAATGATGAAATATTCTTAATCAAAATATTGTACTTTTAACAAGTTTTGTAAACTTAAAAGTTGTATTCTTATTTCAGTCTTTATATTTCAGTTCTTATAAATTTCAAGTTGTTGTAAAGTTTTAAACGCATATAAAGCGGGTAGCTTATAGCTGCTgtgatttatacattttttaattaaaaattagactAGTGGCTTTAActgctatatttaaaaaataattaaaaaatttagatgtaTTATATGTTATACAATATTACCCTTTGACTAAATTATTTACAAGATTTAGTTATAGAAGTGTTAAACGTTTAGATAATATTACACATATAAGATCAATGTGCCCCAAGTCGGAGATCATAGTACCCCATAGTTTGGGGTACATTGATCTTTTGAGAGggttgtttaaaagttaaaattattcatgtttatcatttttttaaatcaaaatatttatatattccaAAAGCCAGATAGTTCTACATGTGTTTCgtagttaataagtttttacatCTCTTTCAAGTTCTGCGCAATTTTCAAAACACTGCTACGGCGATAAATGCGCCCCCATCTCCcctatgtataatatatttgcAAAGTTAATAAAACGTATGGTTTTCTAGCTAAATAACCTTACTTGGCGATGTGTGAGGCTGTTTATTATTGTCATGTTATTATATATGTCAGtctctattttataaaatgaattaaaaaactatttatttatagtataataataatacataaatacTAGTTTCCTAATGCTATTATCATCACAA containing:
- the LOC136080428 gene encoding uncharacterized protein LOC136080428, which translates into the protein MVRNRIKKTNNVAIPSETMKVAVNKRLNPNEAFKPNYNNRQVFTAEDEKSLSSYLLIASKMNYGLSTRSTRLLAYEFALKNNKICPSSWIKNKIAGIDWLQGFMKRQPELSLRTPEATSFARSLAFNKHTVREFFQNLKTVRNRYKYNPNCIYNVDETGLTTVQKPVKVLTGRGSKQVGRITSAERGTLVTACCASNAIGNSIPPLFIFPRESPVLLLLDSHESHISVKGLELAIQHGITMISFPPHCSHKLQPLDRTVFGPLKRFYNSACDNWMVSHPRPMTIYDIVSIVREPYTKAFSPSNIQTGFRVAGIEPFNSEIFKDDEYLPSSITDRAAPDTVTITPVNNMESETIPAHVNHIESEITIVNIETSILNKVSTSVASIISPEVLKPYPKASARKKNVKSRQLKTRILTDTSVRNEIRLSKEKKILKQTKNQQKVSTKDKKETKNYLPRNKKQCKPKAASQLDFHK